A single genomic interval of Tsukamurella paurometabola harbors:
- a CDS encoding RNA polymerase subunit sigma-70: MTVTDTGFDEVTAPLRAELLAHCYRMSGSASDAEDLVQETYLRAWKAFHRFEGRSSVRTWMYTIATNVCLSAAKARRVLPVGLGGEPSNPLEPVAPSTEVLWLQPLPDAALGDPGEAAVAREGIGLAMVAALQVLPAKQRAALILRDVLEFSAAETAAALETTVASANSALQRARASIGDGAARDGRKAAELDEREKQVWDEFCAAFERHDIDGVVRILAADATWEMPPIPGWYRGAEAIGELSRTQCPAQVAGDLRMIPTVCNGLPAAAMYLRDPGADVWFPFQMDVLTFTDGALTHVSAFLDPAELFALAGLPASLGPAELR, from the coding sequence ATGACGGTCACCGACACCGGCTTCGACGAGGTCACCGCGCCGCTGCGCGCCGAGCTGCTGGCGCACTGCTACCGCATGTCGGGCTCCGCGTCCGATGCGGAGGACCTCGTGCAGGAGACCTATCTCCGCGCGTGGAAGGCGTTCCACCGTTTCGAGGGCCGGAGTTCGGTGCGCACGTGGATGTACACGATCGCCACCAACGTGTGCCTCTCGGCCGCGAAGGCCCGGCGGGTGCTGCCCGTCGGGCTCGGCGGCGAACCGTCCAACCCGCTGGAGCCGGTCGCGCCGTCGACCGAGGTCCTGTGGCTGCAGCCGCTCCCGGACGCCGCGCTCGGCGATCCGGGGGAGGCCGCCGTCGCCCGGGAGGGCATCGGGCTCGCGATGGTCGCGGCGCTGCAGGTGCTGCCCGCCAAGCAGCGGGCCGCGCTGATCCTGCGCGACGTCCTCGAGTTCTCGGCCGCCGAGACCGCGGCGGCGCTGGAGACCACCGTGGCGTCCGCGAACAGCGCGCTGCAGCGGGCCCGGGCGTCCATCGGCGACGGTGCCGCCCGCGACGGCCGGAAGGCCGCAGAGCTGGATGAGCGCGAGAAGCAGGTGTGGGACGAGTTCTGCGCCGCCTTCGAGCGGCACGACATCGACGGGGTGGTGCGCATCCTCGCCGCCGACGCCACGTGGGAGATGCCCCCGATCCCGGGCTGGTACCGCGGTGCGGAGGCCATCGGCGAGCTCTCGCGCACGCAGTGCCCGGCGCAGGTCGCCGGCGATCTGCGGATGATCCCGACGGTGTGCAACGGCCTGCCCGCCGCGGCGATGTACCTGCGCGATCCCGGCGCAGATGTCTGGTTCCCCTTCCAAATGGACGTGCTGACGTTCACCGACGGCGCGCTCACCCACGTCTCCGCCTTCCTCGACCCGGCGGAGCTGTTCGCGCTCGCCGGTCTGCCCGCATCGCTGGGGCCGGCCGAGCTGCGCTGA
- the kdpC gene encoding potassium-transporting ATPase subunit KdpC, with amino-acid sequence MLSSTPRQLLAGLRMLIVMTVVLGALFPLAIWGVGQVAFSAQANGSQVEQNGTVVGSELLAQKFDGPQWFHPRPSAGEYDTLASGGTNLGPNSEKLLALISERRAKVAAEDGVAPSDVPTDAVTASFSGLDPHISPAYARQQAARVAKARGLAPERVTALVTAHTQGRQLGYLGEERVNVVNLNLALTDLATAK; translated from the coding sequence ATGTTGAGTTCCACACCGCGCCAGCTGCTCGCCGGCCTGCGCATGCTGATCGTCATGACCGTCGTCCTCGGCGCCCTGTTCCCCCTGGCGATCTGGGGCGTGGGGCAGGTCGCCTTCAGCGCGCAGGCGAACGGCTCGCAGGTCGAGCAGAACGGGACCGTCGTCGGGTCCGAGCTGCTGGCGCAGAAGTTCGACGGTCCGCAGTGGTTCCACCCGCGTCCCTCCGCGGGCGAGTACGACACCCTCGCCTCCGGCGGCACCAACCTCGGGCCGAACAGCGAGAAACTGCTCGCGCTCATCTCCGAGCGGCGCGCCAAGGTCGCCGCCGAGGACGGGGTGGCACCGTCGGACGTCCCGACGGACGCGGTCACGGCGAGCTTCTCCGGCCTGGACCCGCACATCTCCCCCGCCTACGCGCGGCAGCAGGCGGCGCGGGTCGCGAAGGCGCGCGGCCTCGCCCCGGAGCGGGTGACCGCGCTGGTCACCGCGCACACGCAGGGGCGGCAGCTCGGCTACCTGGGCGAGGAGCGCGTTAACGTGGTGAACCTGAACCTCGCGCTCACCGATCTCGCGACGGCGAAGTAG
- a CDS encoding AzlC family ABC transporter permease, which produces MGVPSKVAVVQLGLFVLGIGLGVVVTGNGLPWWIAPVLSMAVYAGSVEFLLAGLLAAATPLAAIAATTFLVNSRHLFYGLTFPLDRIRSRVGRAYGVYALTDEAYALVSTAPSATMTGKMILRTQIGLHVAWVAGSLVGGLAGGAFLRDVPGVDFVLTALFVVLAMDAHPDRTTLALALAACAVALAAAPAAMLLVAMGGFAGALVVRHVVARRTAKEAAHA; this is translated from the coding sequence ATGGGAGTTCCGTCGAAGGTCGCCGTGGTGCAGCTGGGCCTGTTCGTGCTCGGCATCGGCCTCGGCGTGGTGGTCACGGGCAACGGCCTGCCGTGGTGGATCGCGCCGGTGCTGTCGATGGCGGTGTACGCGGGCTCGGTCGAGTTCCTACTCGCCGGCCTGCTGGCCGCGGCGACGCCGCTCGCCGCGATCGCCGCCACCACCTTCCTCGTGAACTCGCGGCACCTGTTCTACGGCCTCACCTTCCCACTGGACCGGATCCGCAGCCGCGTCGGGAGGGCCTACGGCGTGTACGCGCTCACCGACGAGGCCTACGCCCTGGTGAGCACGGCACCGTCGGCCACGATGACCGGAAAGATGATCCTGCGCACCCAGATCGGCCTGCACGTGGCGTGGGTCGCGGGCTCGCTGGTGGGCGGGCTCGCGGGCGGCGCCTTCCTGCGCGACGTGCCCGGCGTCGACTTCGTGCTCACGGCACTGTTCGTGGTGCTCGCGATGGACGCGCACCCGGACCGCACGACGCTGGCGCTGGCGCTCGCCGCGTGCGCGGTCGCGCTGGCCGCCGCACCCGCGGCGATGCTGCTCGTCGCGATGGGCGGTTTCGCCGGGGCGCTGGTGGTGCGGCACGTCGTGGCCCGCCGGACCGCGAAGGAGGCGGCGCATGCCTAG
- a CDS encoding response regulator, whose translation MTFVLVVDDEPAILRTLRINLKARGYEVETASDGRSALQIARERTPDVVVLDLGLPDLDGTAVLAKLREFCTSPVIVLSARHGSDDKVESLDIGADDYVTKPFAMDEFLARVRAQVRRTGLVDAPAPAKTEAFEVNFEARTVTRDGATVRLTPTEWKIVDVLVRNADRLVSQQTLLHEVWGPSYSRETNYLRVYMAQLRRKLEPDPSHPRYFVTEPGMGYRFIP comes from the coding sequence GTGACGTTCGTTCTGGTGGTCGACGATGAACCCGCGATCCTGCGGACCCTGCGGATCAACCTCAAGGCCCGCGGCTACGAGGTGGAGACGGCGTCCGACGGTCGCTCGGCGCTGCAGATCGCGCGGGAGCGGACGCCCGACGTGGTTGTTCTCGACCTGGGCCTGCCCGACCTCGACGGCACCGCGGTGCTCGCCAAGCTGCGGGAGTTCTGCACGTCGCCGGTGATCGTGCTCTCGGCGCGGCACGGCAGCGACGACAAGGTGGAATCGCTGGACATCGGCGCCGACGATTACGTGACCAAGCCTTTCGCGATGGACGAGTTCCTCGCCCGCGTGCGCGCACAGGTCCGGCGGACGGGCCTCGTCGACGCCCCGGCCCCCGCGAAGACCGAGGCCTTCGAGGTGAACTTCGAAGCCCGGACGGTGACCCGCGACGGCGCGACGGTGCGCCTCACCCCGACCGAGTGGAAGATCGTGGACGTGCTGGTCCGCAACGCCGACCGCCTCGTCTCGCAGCAGACCCTGCTGCACGAGGTGTGGGGGCCGTCGTACTCGCGCGAGACCAACTACCTGCGGGTGTACATGGCGCAGCTGCGCCGCAAGCTGGAGCCGGACCCGTCCCACCCGCGCTACTTCGTCACCGAGCCGGGGATGGGCTACCGCTTCATCCCGTAG
- a CDS encoding ATP-binding protein yields the protein MPKGQLRVYLGAAPGVGKTYAMLTEGARRASRGTSVVVGYVETHGRPQTEAQVQGLRVIPRRRVEYRGAVLEEMDVDAVIAAHPTVVLVDELAHTNAPGSKNSKRWQDIAELLDAGITVITTVNIQHLESLGDVVESITGVRQRETIPDTVVRRAEQVQLVDMTPEALRRRMAHGNIYHPSKVDAALSHFFRVGNLTALRELALLWLADRVDERLEQYRSEQGISAAWPTRDRTVVALTGGPEGGTLLRRGARIAARGAGGELRAVYVARSDGLSGASPAALTQLRQLTESLGGTFQIVTGDDVAAAILQYATSVNASRIILGKSRHRALTSLVRWPVSDAVIEGSGDIDVQVVTHERAAGAGRRRLLPRIDGPDPALLGRRRTVAGWALAIAGPVILTALLAQTRQWHSLPTELMLFLMLTVAVALVGGIRPAVPAALLGSVLLNYYFAPPLYTFTVASGENVFAVAMFVLTAIAVASVVSLAARQTARAARARAEADVLSGLADTLLAAESADEEIPALLDEAIVTFGLRGASLLRRDDADSPWQLVAGRRESPLTPEDGTDAAMVGDTVALVVDGDRLSASEHGLLVAFAAHAAARLDREALSAEAKQARALAEGNRARTALLSAVSHDLRTPLAGIKAAVSSLRSDDVEWSDEDEAELLATIEESADRLDSLVGNLLDMSRLQSDSLTLLTREVGIEEVLPAIWTALPDADLAFDFACDDTDATPTALADPGLLERVLANLVENAVRHSRGGPVTVGVSGVHTPDGDRLQVHVRDHGPGVPQEQREAMFKPFQRMGDAPAGNGIGLGLAVARGLTEAMGGTLTAEDTPGGGLTMIVDLPAAQPVSSDEVIS from the coding sequence ATGCCGAAGGGGCAGTTGCGCGTCTACCTGGGCGCCGCGCCCGGGGTGGGCAAGACCTACGCCATGCTCACCGAGGGCGCGCGCCGCGCCTCCCGCGGCACGTCCGTGGTGGTCGGCTACGTGGAGACCCACGGGCGGCCGCAGACGGAGGCACAGGTCCAGGGCCTGCGGGTGATCCCCCGGCGGCGGGTCGAGTACCGCGGCGCGGTACTCGAGGAGATGGACGTCGACGCGGTGATCGCCGCGCATCCGACGGTGGTCCTCGTCGACGAGCTCGCGCACACGAACGCCCCCGGCTCGAAGAACTCCAAGCGCTGGCAGGACATCGCCGAGCTGCTCGACGCCGGGATCACCGTGATCACCACGGTGAACATCCAGCACCTCGAGTCCCTGGGCGACGTGGTCGAGTCGATCACCGGCGTGCGGCAGCGCGAGACGATCCCCGACACCGTGGTCCGCCGCGCCGAGCAGGTGCAACTCGTCGACATGACGCCCGAGGCGCTGCGGCGGCGCATGGCGCACGGCAACATCTACCACCCGTCGAAGGTCGACGCCGCGCTCTCCCACTTCTTCCGCGTCGGCAACCTCACGGCGCTGCGGGAGCTCGCGCTGCTGTGGCTCGCCGACCGCGTGGACGAGCGGCTCGAGCAGTACCGCTCCGAGCAGGGCATCTCGGCGGCGTGGCCCACCCGCGACCGCACCGTCGTCGCGCTCACCGGCGGGCCCGAGGGCGGGACGCTGCTGCGCCGCGGCGCCCGGATCGCGGCCAGGGGCGCGGGCGGCGAGCTGCGGGCGGTGTACGTGGCGCGCAGCGACGGACTGTCGGGTGCCTCCCCCGCCGCGCTGACGCAGCTGCGGCAGCTCACCGAGTCGCTGGGCGGCACCTTCCAGATCGTCACCGGCGACGACGTGGCCGCCGCGATCCTGCAGTACGCGACGTCGGTGAACGCGTCCCGCATCATCCTCGGCAAGTCGCGGCACCGCGCGCTGACCTCGCTAGTGCGGTGGCCGGTCTCGGACGCGGTGATCGAGGGTTCCGGCGACATCGACGTGCAGGTGGTGACGCACGAGCGGGCCGCGGGCGCCGGCCGCCGCCGGCTGCTCCCCCGCATCGACGGCCCGGATCCCGCGCTGCTCGGCCGGCGGCGCACCGTCGCGGGCTGGGCGCTGGCGATCGCCGGGCCGGTGATCCTCACGGCGCTGCTCGCGCAGACCCGGCAGTGGCATTCGCTGCCCACCGAGCTGATGCTGTTCCTCATGCTGACGGTGGCGGTGGCCCTCGTCGGCGGTATCCGCCCGGCGGTGCCCGCGGCGCTCCTCGGTTCGGTGCTGCTCAACTACTACTTCGCGCCGCCGCTCTACACGTTCACGGTGGCGTCGGGCGAGAACGTCTTCGCGGTGGCGATGTTCGTGCTGACGGCGATCGCGGTGGCGTCGGTGGTGTCGCTGGCCGCCCGGCAGACCGCGCGGGCCGCGCGGGCGCGCGCCGAGGCGGACGTGCTCAGCGGCCTGGCGGACACCCTGCTCGCGGCCGAGAGCGCCGACGAGGAGATCCCGGCCCTGCTGGACGAGGCCATCGTGACCTTCGGGCTGCGCGGCGCCTCGCTGCTGCGGCGCGACGACGCCGACTCCCCCTGGCAGCTGGTGGCGGGGCGGCGCGAGTCGCCCCTCACGCCGGAGGACGGCACGGACGCCGCGATGGTCGGCGACACCGTCGCGCTCGTGGTCGACGGCGACCGCCTCAGCGCCTCCGAGCACGGCCTGCTCGTCGCGTTCGCGGCGCACGCGGCGGCGCGGCTGGACCGGGAGGCGCTCAGCGCCGAGGCGAAGCAGGCCCGGGCCCTCGCCGAGGGCAACCGGGCGCGGACCGCCCTGCTCAGCGCGGTCTCGCACGACCTGCGGACGCCGCTGGCCGGGATCAAGGCCGCGGTCTCGTCGCTGCGCAGCGACGACGTGGAGTGGTCCGACGAGGACGAGGCCGAACTGCTCGCGACGATCGAGGAGAGCGCCGACCGCCTGGACTCGCTCGTGGGGAACCTGCTCGACATGTCGCGCCTGCAGTCCGATTCGCTGACGCTGCTCACCCGCGAGGTGGGGATCGAGGAGGTGCTGCCCGCCATCTGGACCGCACTCCCCGACGCCGACCTGGCGTTCGACTTCGCCTGCGACGACACGGATGCGACGCCCACGGCGCTCGCGGATCCCGGCCTGCTGGAGCGGGTGCTGGCGAATCTCGTGGAGAACGCCGTGCGGCATTCGCGCGGTGGCCCCGTCACCGTCGGCGTCTCCGGTGTGCACACCCCGGACGGGGACCGGCTGCAGGTGCACGTCCGCGACCACGGTCCGGGCGTGCCGCAGGAGCAGCGCGAGGCGATGTTCAAGCCCTTCCAGCGGATGGGCGACGCCCCGGCGGGCAACGGTATCGGGCTGGGGCTCGCGGTCGCCCGCGGGCTCACCGAGGCGATGGGCGGCACACTCACGGCGGAGGACACCCCGGGCGGTGGCCTGACGATGATCGTGGACCTGCCCGCCGCGCAGCCGGTGTCGAGTGATGAGGTGATCTCGTGA
- the kdpB gene encoding potassium-transporting ATPase subunit KdpB → MTHTLTGTPTPSDPKAVTPAPKRRSAFSLAELKSALPRAAAKLDPRTQIRQPVVFVVWIASVYTTALAIVNPSVFAWSVAVFLWATVLFANLAEAVAEGRGRAQAESLRKAKTETVARRRTASGEEQVPGSQLHVGDLVIVEAGEVIPGDGDVVEGMATVDESAITGESAPVVRESGGDRCAVTGGTRVLSDRIVVEIKTEPGKSFIDRMIGLVEGANRQKTPNEIALNILLTVLTIIFLLAVATLQPMAIYSGGAVDVVVLVALLVCLIPTTIGALLSAIGIAGMDRLVQRNVIAKSGRAVEAAGDVSTLLLDKTGTITYGNRRATSFHPVAGVDEHALAGHALLASLADETPEGRSIVDLAQAHGHEVPTVRLGTVVPFTAQTRMSGVDLPDGTRIRKGAAAAVLAWVAAEHRVDGPGETLGEAVAEAIGTVDVRLAVDEVSASGGTPLVVAHAEPGAAPTLQGVVHLKDVVKAGMRERFAQLREMGIRTVMITGDNPLTAKAIAEEAGVDDYLAEATPEDKLALIKQQQEGGRLVAMTGDGTNDAPALAQADVGVAMNTGTSAAKEAGNMIDLDSDPTKLIDIVEIGKQLLITRGALTTFSIANDIAKYFAIIPAMFVPLAPGLDVLNVMRLHSPQSAILSAVIFNALIIVALIPLAMRGVKYTAKSADKLLARNLAIYGLGGIVVPFLGIKLIDLVVQLLPGLS, encoded by the coding sequence GTGACGCACACGCTGACCGGCACCCCCACCCCGTCGGACCCGAAGGCCGTCACCCCGGCACCGAAGCGGCGCTCCGCGTTCTCGCTCGCCGAGCTGAAGTCGGCGCTGCCCCGCGCGGCCGCGAAGCTGGACCCGCGCACGCAGATCCGGCAGCCCGTCGTCTTCGTGGTGTGGATCGCCTCGGTGTACACCACCGCGCTGGCGATCGTGAACCCGTCCGTGTTCGCCTGGTCCGTGGCCGTCTTCCTCTGGGCGACGGTGCTCTTCGCCAACCTCGCGGAGGCCGTCGCCGAGGGCCGCGGCCGCGCACAGGCGGAGTCGCTGCGCAAGGCCAAGACGGAGACCGTCGCGCGCCGGAGGACCGCGTCCGGCGAGGAGCAGGTCCCCGGCTCGCAGCTGCACGTGGGCGACCTCGTGATCGTCGAGGCCGGTGAGGTGATCCCCGGCGACGGCGACGTCGTCGAGGGCATGGCGACCGTCGACGAGTCGGCGATCACCGGCGAATCCGCCCCGGTCGTGCGCGAGTCCGGCGGCGACCGCTGCGCCGTCACCGGCGGCACCCGCGTGCTGTCCGACCGCATCGTCGTCGAGATCAAGACCGAGCCCGGCAAGAGCTTCATCGACCGGATGATCGGCCTCGTCGAGGGCGCGAACCGGCAGAAGACGCCGAACGAGATCGCCCTGAACATCCTGCTCACGGTGCTCACGATCATCTTCCTGCTGGCCGTCGCGACGCTGCAGCCGATGGCGATCTACTCGGGCGGCGCGGTCGACGTGGTGGTGCTCGTAGCGCTGCTCGTCTGCCTCATCCCCACGACGATCGGCGCGCTGCTCTCCGCTATCGGCATCGCCGGCATGGACCGCCTGGTGCAGCGCAACGTGATCGCCAAGTCGGGCCGCGCCGTCGAGGCCGCGGGCGACGTCTCGACGCTGCTGCTCGACAAGACCGGCACCATCACCTACGGCAACCGTCGCGCCACGTCGTTCCACCCCGTCGCCGGGGTCGACGAGCACGCCCTCGCCGGGCACGCGCTGCTCGCCTCGCTGGCCGACGAGACGCCCGAGGGGCGGTCGATCGTCGATCTGGCTCAGGCGCACGGCCACGAGGTCCCGACGGTGCGCCTCGGCACCGTCGTGCCGTTCACCGCCCAGACGCGCATGTCCGGCGTCGACCTGCCCGACGGCACCCGCATCCGCAAGGGCGCCGCGGCGGCCGTGCTGGCCTGGGTCGCCGCCGAGCACCGGGTCGACGGGCCGGGTGAGACCCTCGGCGAGGCGGTCGCGGAGGCGATCGGCACCGTCGACGTGCGGCTCGCCGTCGACGAGGTCTCCGCGTCCGGCGGAACCCCGCTCGTCGTCGCGCACGCCGAGCCGGGCGCGGCCCCGACCCTGCAGGGCGTCGTGCACCTCAAGGACGTGGTCAAGGCGGGCATGCGGGAACGCTTCGCGCAGCTGCGCGAGATGGGCATCCGCACCGTGATGATCACCGGCGACAACCCGCTCACCGCGAAGGCCATCGCCGAGGAGGCGGGCGTCGACGACTACCTCGCCGAGGCCACGCCCGAGGACAAGCTGGCGCTGATCAAGCAGCAGCAGGAGGGCGGCCGCCTCGTCGCGATGACCGGCGACGGCACCAACGACGCGCCGGCGCTCGCGCAGGCCGACGTGGGCGTCGCGATGAACACGGGCACCTCCGCCGCGAAGGAGGCCGGGAACATGATCGACCTGGACTCCGACCCGACGAAGCTCATCGACATCGTGGAGATCGGCAAGCAGCTGCTCATCACCCGCGGCGCCCTGACCACGTTCTCCATCGCCAACGACATCGCGAAGTACTTCGCGATCATCCCCGCGATGTTCGTGCCCCTGGCGCCGGGCCTCGACGTGCTCAACGTGATGCGCCTGCACAGCCCGCAGTCGGCGATCCTCTCGGCGGTGATCTTCAACGCGCTCATCATCGTCGCGCTGATCCCGCTGGCCATGCGCGGCGTGAAGTACACCGCCAAGTCGGCCGACAAGCTGCTGGCCCGCAACCTCGCGATCTACGGCCTCGGCGGCATCGTGGTCCCCTTCCTCGGCATCAAGCTGATCGACCTCGTCGTCCAGCTCCTGCCCGGCCTCTCCTAA
- a CDS encoding phosphotransferase enzyme family protein, which produces MSDLEVAQRVVDGALPGATVEPLLVSENATFRVRGGPRPAVLRLHRPGYVGDAAIASELAWISALRRDTAVPVVEPLSGVLVDRQTGRRAVLFAELPGGPVPDEALDAAHFAALGEIAAVFHDHAQSWSRPAGFERFAWGLPETIGARPRWGSWRDGLAVGEAHRRAIEPAADRAAERIDGFGAGADRFGLIHGDLRAANLITPGTGFTVIDFDDAGFGWHLFEFAAAASFVETDPRLPEWAAAWTAAYRHRRALPEAHAALLPDFVLLRRLQLLGWLGTHGHALEADPGFADGTAELAQAYLAGRLLSSA; this is translated from the coding sequence GTGAGCGATCTGGAGGTCGCGCAGCGCGTCGTCGACGGTGCCCTCCCGGGCGCGACCGTCGAGCCGCTCCTGGTTAGCGAGAACGCCACCTTCCGGGTGCGCGGCGGGCCGCGGCCGGCGGTACTGCGGTTGCACCGGCCCGGATACGTCGGCGATGCGGCGATCGCCTCCGAGCTGGCGTGGATCTCCGCCCTGCGCCGCGATACTGCGGTGCCCGTCGTGGAGCCGCTGAGCGGGGTCCTCGTCGATCGGCAGACGGGGCGCCGCGCGGTGCTGTTCGCGGAGCTCCCCGGTGGTCCCGTGCCCGACGAGGCCCTCGACGCCGCGCACTTCGCTGCGCTCGGCGAGATCGCCGCGGTCTTCCACGACCACGCGCAGAGCTGGTCCCGCCCAGCGGGGTTCGAGCGCTTCGCGTGGGGCCTGCCGGAGACGATCGGCGCCCGCCCGCGCTGGGGATCGTGGCGCGACGGACTGGCCGTGGGGGAGGCGCACCGTCGGGCGATAGAGCCGGCGGCCGACCGCGCGGCCGAACGGATCGACGGCTTCGGCGCCGGTGCCGATCGGTTCGGCCTCATCCACGGCGACCTGCGCGCCGCCAACCTCATCACGCCCGGCACCGGCTTCACGGTCATCGACTTCGACGACGCCGGGTTCGGCTGGCACCTCTTCGAGTTCGCGGCCGCGGCGTCCTTCGTCGAGACCGATCCGCGGCTGCCGGAGTGGGCGGCGGCGTGGACCGCCGCGTACCGGCACCGTCGGGCGCTCCCCGAGGCGCACGCCGCGCTCCTGCCCGATTTCGTGCTGCTGCGGCGGCTGCAGCTGCTCGGCTGGCTCGGCACGCACGGGCATGCACTGGAGGCGGATCCCGGATTCGCCGACGGCACCGCCGAACTGGCGCAGGCGTACCTCGCCGGGCGGCTACTCTCGAGCGCGTGA
- a CDS encoding aspartate aminotransferase family protein, translating to MSFSESVAAHVVRYGGTFAPLPIDRAAGTYVYSGERRWLDFTSGQMSAILGHSHPAIVETVQREIATLDHLFSGMLSPQVVTLAERLAATLPEPLSHVLQLTTGAESNEAALRMAKLYTGRHEIVSFSKSWHGMTAGAAAATYSSGHKGYGPTTPGNFALPTPNAYRSRFVSPDGKYDWESELDFGFELIDAQSTGSLAACLVEPILSSGGVIDVPVGYLAALKRKCEERGMLLIVDEAQTGLWRTGAAYAFERDGIVPDILTLSKTLGAGLPIAAVVTSAEIERVCHERGFLFFTTHVSDPMVAAVATTVLDVLGDGAADGVARDVAARGARLRAGLDELAQRHEAIGDVRGRGLMQGIELVRDRESKEPANELGLAVTQRCYDRGLHMNVVQLPGMGSIFRIAPPLTASDTEIDEGLEILDGALRG from the coding sequence GTGAGCTTCTCGGAATCGGTCGCCGCGCACGTCGTGCGCTACGGCGGCACCTTCGCGCCCCTGCCCATCGACCGCGCCGCGGGCACCTACGTGTACTCGGGGGAGCGGCGCTGGCTCGACTTCACCTCCGGCCAGATGAGCGCCATTCTGGGACACAGTCATCCGGCGATCGTGGAGACCGTGCAGCGGGAGATCGCCACGCTCGACCACCTGTTCTCGGGGATGCTCTCGCCGCAGGTGGTGACCCTGGCGGAGCGGCTCGCGGCCACGCTGCCGGAGCCGCTGAGCCACGTGCTGCAGCTGACCACGGGCGCCGAGTCCAACGAGGCCGCTCTGCGGATGGCCAAGCTGTACACGGGCAGGCACGAGATCGTCAGCTTCTCGAAGTCCTGGCACGGCATGACCGCCGGCGCCGCGGCAGCGACGTACTCGTCGGGACACAAGGGGTACGGGCCGACCACGCCGGGCAACTTCGCGCTGCCCACGCCGAACGCCTACCGCTCGCGGTTCGTCTCCCCGGACGGGAAGTACGACTGGGAGTCGGAGCTGGACTTCGGTTTCGAGCTCATCGACGCGCAGTCCACCGGCTCGCTCGCGGCGTGCCTGGTGGAGCCGATCCTCAGCTCGGGCGGCGTCATCGACGTGCCGGTCGGCTACCTCGCGGCGCTCAAGCGCAAGTGCGAGGAGCGGGGCATGCTGCTCATCGTCGACGAGGCCCAGACCGGCCTCTGGCGCACCGGCGCCGCCTACGCCTTCGAGCGCGACGGGATCGTGCCCGACATCCTGACGCTCTCGAAGACGCTCGGCGCGGGCCTGCCGATCGCGGCGGTCGTGACCTCGGCGGAGATCGAGCGGGTCTGCCACGAGCGGGGATTCCTGTTCTTCACCACGCACGTCAGCGACCCGATGGTCGCGGCCGTCGCGACGACGGTGCTGGACGTGCTGGGCGACGGGGCCGCCGACGGCGTCGCGCGGGACGTCGCCGCCCGCGGGGCGCGGCTGCGCGCCGGGCTCGACGAGCTGGCGCAGCGCCACGAGGCCATCGGCGACGTGCGCGGCCGCGGCCTCATGCAGGGCATCGAGCTGGTCCGCGACCGCGAGTCGAAGGAGCCGGCGAACGAGCTGGGCCTGGCGGTCACGCAGCGCTGCTACGACCGCGGCCTGCACATGAACGTGGTGCAGCTGCCGGGCATGGGCTCGATCTTCCGGATCGCGCCGCCGCTCACGGCCTCCGACACCGAGATCGACGAGGGGCTGGAGATCCTCGACGGGGCGCTGCGGGGGTAA
- a CDS encoding Lrp/AsnC family transcriptional regulator: MDALDRAIIDELVRDGRLTNQELAQRVGLTPAPCLRRVRRLEADGVITGYTAVLDPAALGRGFEVVINADLGANDRASVEAFEARIASFDEVIEVRRMFGLPDYLIRVRVADLATYERWVTTHLMGDPAIVRVDSRMTMKVVK; the protein is encoded by the coding sequence GTGGATGCACTCGATCGAGCAATCATCGATGAGTTGGTGCGGGACGGGCGGCTCACCAACCAGGAGCTGGCGCAGCGCGTGGGCCTCACGCCCGCGCCCTGCCTGCGGCGCGTCCGCCGCCTGGAGGCGGACGGCGTGATCACCGGCTACACCGCCGTCCTCGACCCGGCGGCGCTGGGCCGCGGCTTCGAGGTCGTCATCAACGCCGACCTCGGCGCCAACGACCGCGCGTCGGTGGAGGCGTTCGAGGCGCGGATCGCCTCCTTCGACGAGGTCATCGAGGTGCGGCGCATGTTCGGCCTGCCGGACTACCTGATCCGCGTGCGCGTCGCCGACCTCGCGACCTACGAGCGCTGGGTCACCACGCACCTCATGGGCGACCCGGCGATCGTCCGCGTGGACTCGCGGATGACGATGAAGGTGGTCAAGTGA
- a CDS encoding VOC family protein: MHKMIFVNLPIADIQRSRDFFTAVGYTINEQFSDENAVAVELGENIAAMLLKTDFFGTFHESTTAAPGVKETLIALSAESREEVDEIVNRAVAAGGKEGRSEDHGFMYGRAFDDPDGHGWEIMWMDPAAAAGDPEGAQG, encoded by the coding sequence ATGCACAAGATGATCTTCGTGAACCTGCCCATCGCTGATATCCAGCGCTCGCGCGACTTCTTCACCGCCGTGGGCTACACCATCAACGAGCAGTTCAGCGACGAGAACGCCGTCGCCGTGGAACTCGGCGAGAACATCGCTGCGATGCTGCTCAAAACCGATTTCTTCGGCACCTTCCACGAGTCCACCACCGCCGCGCCGGGCGTCAAGGAGACCCTCATCGCGCTCAGCGCGGAGAGCCGCGAGGAGGTCGACGAGATCGTGAACCGGGCCGTCGCCGCCGGCGGTAAGGAGGGCCGCTCGGAGGACCACGGCTTCATGTACGGCCGCGCCTTCGACGACCCCGACGGCCACGGCTGGGAGATCATGTGGATGGATCCTGCGGCCGCCGCGGGCGATCCCGAGGGCGCGCAGGGCTGA